GCGACCGGCGCCGCGTCGGGGGCCGGCTGGGCGCGGGCGGGCCGGACGAGGGCCAGCGGGGCGCCGAGCATGGCCAAGAGCAGCGTGACACGTCGAATCATCGGTCGTTGGACTCCGAGGGCGCCGGATTGGTTTCGATGCGCCCGAGCAAGTGTCGCAGCGTCGCACGGGCCAGCGCCAGCTGGTACTCCGCGGCCACGGCGTCGCCCCGAGCCCGCGTCACCGCGTCCTGCGCGTCGGCCAGCTCGGCCGAGGTGCCGAGGCCGGCGACGAACCGGGCCTCGGCCAGGCGCAGCTGGTCGCTGGCGGCCGCGACGCTGTCGACGGTCGCGAGCCGCTGGCCCTTGGCCGCGCCCAGGTCGAGGCGGGCCGCGTCGACCTGGTATCGCAGCTCGACCAGGCGGCCGGCGCGGCGGGCGTCGAGGCCGCGCAGGTTGGCGTCGGCCGCGCGCAGCCGGGCGGCGCGGGCGCCGCCGTCGTAGAGCTGCCACGACAGCGCCACGCCGACGCCCCAGCGCCCCGCGACGCGACGGTCGTCGGGCGGCAGGCCGTAGGTGCCGAGCGCGTCGACCCCGACGCTGGCGGTGGCGCTGAGCGTCGGCCGGGTGCTGACCGCGGTCGCGGCGCGCGCCCGGGCGGTCGCGGTCCGCTGCGCGGCCACGCCGGCGAGGTCCGGATCGGTGCGCGCGGCCTCGCGCACCAGCGCGTCGAGGTCGACGTCCTCGCCGGCCAGCGCCGCCGGCCACGTGGTCGGGAAGGTCGCCGCCGGGGGCAGCGGCGCGCCGATCGCGCGGGCCAGGCCGGCCGCGGCCAGGGCCGCCGCGTTGTCGGCCCGGAGCTGGGCCACGCGCGCGGTCGCGAGCCGCGCCCGCGCCTGGGCCACGTCGATCTCCGTGCGCGCCCCGGCGCCGAGGTACTGCTCGGCCTCGGTCAGGTGCCGGGCCTCGGCCTCGAGCGTGGCGCGCTGGACCTCGGCCTGGGCGCGGGTGCCCAGCACCTGCGCGTACGCGACCTCGACCTGCTGCAGCAGCGCGCGCTCGACCTGGGTCAGCGCGACCCGCTCGACGTCGACGCCGGCGACCGCGGCCGCGCGCCGGGCCGCGCGCTGGCCGAAATCCCAGATGCGCCACGCGCCGGTGACCGACGCCGCCAGGCCCTGGGCCGGCTCGGTGAGCGCGACGCCGCCGCGCGCGCCGACGTCGTAGCTGGCGCTGGCGGACACGGTCGGCCGCACCTCGAGGTCGACCAGGTCGACGTCGACCGTGGCGGCGGCGATCCGCGCGCGCGCGCCGGCGAGGTTGGGCTGGTTGGCCAGCGCCAGCGCGAACGCGTCGGCGAGCGTCATCGGCTCGGCCGCCGCCGCGCGCGGGACCGCCAGCGCGGCGATCAGCGCGACCGCGACCAGGGGACGACGGAGATCACTCATGGCGGAGCGCCTCGATCGGATCGAGCGCGGCCGCGCGCCGCGCCGGGAAGTAGCCGAAGCCGATGCCGACCGCGACCGAGAACGTCACCGCCAGGCCCACGACCCACGGCACCACCGCGAACGGCATGCCCAGCGCCCCGCACACCAGGTACGACCCGACCAGGCCCAGCACCAGGCCGATCAGCCCGCCCAGCGTCGACAGCACCACCGCCTCGACCAGGAACTGGAACAGCACCTCGCGGCCGAGCGCGCCGATCGACAGCCGGATCCCGATCTCGCGGGTCCGCTCGGTCACCGACACCAGCATGATGTTCATGATCCCGATGCCGCCGACGAGCAGGCTGACCGCGGCGATCGCCGCCAGCAGCGCCGTCAGGATGCCGGTCACCGAGCCCAGCGTCGCGACGATCTCCTTCATGTCCTGGACCGCGAAGTCGTCGGCCTTGCCGTCGGGGATCCGCCGCCGCTGGCGCAGCAGCGCCTCGATCTGGCCCTTGGCCCGGGTCGTGGCCTTGGCGTCGATCGCGCTCACGAAGATCACCGACAGGTCGGTCGACCCGATCAGGCGCCGCTGCAAGGTCGCCAGCGGCATCACGATCAGATCGTCCTGATCGCCGCCGAACGTGCCCGAGCCCTTGGCCTCGAGCACGCCGATCACCGTGCACGCCAGGCGATCGACCCGCATCGTCGCGCCCAGCGGATCCTGGTGGCGGAACAGCTCGCGCCGCACGGTGTCGCCGATCACGCAGGTCAGCGCGCCGCCCTGGAGCTCGGCGTCGCTGAAGGCCCGGCCGCGCGCCACCGCGTGGCTGCGGACCGCGAAGTAGGCGTTGCTCGAGCCGGTGACCGTGGTGTTGTGGTTGGTGTTGCCGTAGACCACCAGCGCCATCCGGCTGACCGCCGGCGCGACCGCGCCGACCGCGGTGACCTCGCGCGAGATCGCGGTCGCGTCGGCCAGGGTCAGCGCCGGCGCGGACGCCGCGACCGGCCCGCGCCGCTCGCTGCCGGGCATGACGATCAAGAGGTTGGTGCCGAGCTTGCCGATGTCGGCGGTGACCTTGCGGGTCGCGCTGTCGCCGATCGTGACCATCAGGATCACCGCCGCCACGCCGATCACGATCCCGAGCCCGGTCAGGATCGAGCGCATCGCGTTGCGCCGCACCTCGCGCACCGCCATCACGACCGTGCTGCCGACGATCACGCGGCCCTCCGCTGATCGCGCTCGACCACGCCGTCGCGGAAGTGGATGACCCGATCCGCGAACACGGCCATCTCGGGCTCGTGCGTGACCATCACGATCGTGATGCCGCGATCGCGGTTGAGCCCGACCAGGAGCTGCATGATCTCGTCCTTGCGGACGGTGTCGAGGTTGCCGGTCGGCTCGTCGGCCAGGAGCAGCGCCGGCTTGGTCACGATCGCCCGCGCGATCGCCGCGCGCTGCTGCTGCCCGCCCGACAGCTCCGACGGGCTGTGGCGCTCGCGATCGGCCAGCCCGACCTCGGCCAGCGCCGCCCGGGCCTGGGCCCGGCGGGCGCGCCGGCCCAGCCCGCGGTAGACCAGCGGCAGCTCGACGTTCTCGAGCGCCGAGGTCCGGGCCAGCAGGTTGTAGCCCTGGAACACGAAGCCGAGGTAGTGGCGGCGGAACCGCGCCAGCTGGTCGCGGTCGAGGCCGCCCACGTCGACGTCGCGGAAGTAGTAGTGGCCGCCGGTCGGGCGATCGAGCCCGCCGAGCACGTTCAGGCACGTCGACTTGCCCGAGCCGCTCGGGCCCATGACCGCGACGAACTCGCCCTGATCGATCGTCAGGTTGGCGCCGGCCAGGGCCCGCACCTCGGCGTCGCCGGTGCCGTAGCGGCGCTCGACGTCGACCAGCGAGCACAGCTGGGTCACGGCGCCCCCTCGAGATCGACCAGGATCGCGGCCCCGACCGTGAGCTCGGCGCCGGTGATCTCGGTGCTGGCGCCGTCGCTGGCGCCGAGCGTGACGACCACCGCGGTCGGCGCCCCGAGCGCGCCGTCGGCGCCGGGCGCCCCCGCCAGCCAGACCCGGCCGGTGCCGGCCCCCCAGCGCCGGCGTCGCGGCCCCCGGGGGCGTGAACCGCAGCGCCGCGTTGGGCACGAGCACCACGTCGGCGCGCACGGCGGTGACGATCGCCGCGGTCGCGGTCATGCCCGGCCGCAGCAGGCGCGCGCGGTTGTCGACGTCGAGCCGGGCCGCGTAGGTGACGACGTTCTGGACGATCGTCGGCTGGTTGCTCAGGCGCGCGACCGTCGACGGGAACTCGCGCCCCGGGTAGCTGTCGACGGTGAAGGTCGCGGGGTTGCCGTCGGCGACCCGGCCGACGTCGGCCTCGTCGACGTCGACGGTCAGCGTCATCCGGGTCAGGTCCTCGGCCAGCGTGAACAAGACCGGCGTCGCGAAGCCCGCGGTCATGGTCTGGCCCGGCTCGACCTTGCGGTCGAGCACGATGCCGTCGATCGGCGATCGGATCGTGGCCTTGTCGAGCTTGGACCGCGCCGACGCGACGCCGGCGTCGGCGAGGCGCGCGTTGGCGACCGCGACGTCGTAGGCGGCGTCGGCCCGGGCCACCGCCGCCTTGGCGCTCTCGTCGGCCTGGGGCGTGGCCAGGGCCTTGGCGACGAGCGCCGCGGTCCGCGCCGCGCTCTGCCGCGCCTCGACCTGGGTGGCCTTGGCCTGGCGCACCGACGCCCGCGCCGACGCCGCCTGGGCCTGCTGCTGGGTCAGCGCCGCGACCAGCTGCTCGCGGTCGATCACGGCCAGGATCTGGCCGCGCGTGACCGGATCGTTGTCGTCGACGGTGAGCTCGACGATCCGGCCCGACACCTCGGCGCCGACGTCGACGGTGGTGGCCGCCTCGAGCCGGCCGGTGGCCGACACGACGACCCGCAGGGTGCCGCGGGTGACCGGCGCCGACACGAACGTCGGCGGCGGCGCCGGGGCCCGCGCCCGCTGCACCGCGCGGACCACGCCCACGACCACGAGCAGCGCCACCGCGTACTTGGCGATCCGCCAGCCCCACCGTCGGACGCGGGCGCCGCGCCCCAGCCCGAGGTTCTTGACCAGATCGGGCGCCGGCGGCGGCCGGATCACGGCGCCCGGGACGGCGCCATCGGTCGACACAGAGGCCGCTTCCATGCCGACACCATGGCGACGCCATCTTTGTGGCGTGTGTCGCGATTGTTTGGGAGTGTGTCGGCGGCGCCGGCGGCGGCCGACCGTGGTTACAGTGCTCCGGGTCACCATGTTGCCCGCCGAGCCCCGGATCGAGGTCTTGCTGGTCGAGGACGACGAGCGCCTCGCCAAGCTGACCAGCCGCTACCTCGAGGGCACCGGCTTCGTCGTGCACTGGGTGACCTCGGGCCTGCGCGCGCTCGAGGACACCGCCCGCCACAGCTACGACGTGATCCTGCTCGACCTGATGCTGCCCGGCCGCGACGGCATCGACGTGTGCCGCGAGCTGCGCACGCGCCTCGACGTGCCGATCATCATGGTGACGGCGCGGCGCGAGGAGGCCGACCGCGTGCTCGGCTTCGACGCCGGCGCCGACGACTACGTCACCAAGCCGTTCTCGTCGCGCGAGCTGGTGTCGCGCATCCGCGCGGTCGTGCGCCGGGCCCGCGGCGAGGTCGGCCCCGGCACCAAGCTGATCCGCGCCGGCGCGATCACGCTCGACCCGGCCAGCCTGCGGGTCACCGTCGAGGATCGCGAGGTCCACGTCACCGGCTACGAGTTCGCGCTCTTGCGGGCGCTGGCCGAGCGCGCCGGCCGGGTGCTCAGCCGCGAGCAGCTGCTCGACCTGGCCCGGGGCGGCGCCGAGGAGGCGTTCGACCGCTCGATCGACGTCCAGATCTCGAAGCTGCGCCAGAAGCTCGGCGACGACGCCCGCGCGCCGCGGTTCCTCAAGACCGTGCGCGGCGCCGGCTACATGCTGGTGCAGGGCCCCGAGTCGTGACGATGCGCACCGGACGGCTGCGGCTCACGGTCTACCTGGGCGCGATGGTGATCGTGTTCGTGATCGGCGGGCTGTTCGCGTCGTTCCAGATCGTCGATTCGCTGCCGACCGCCGAGCTGCGGGCGATGACGCGGCTGGCGTCCGAGCGCATCGTCGCGCACCGCGACGATCCGGCGCGCCTGCGGGCCGACCTCGACGAGCTGGGCCAGACCCGGCTCGAGATCACGCTCTACGACGCCGACCGCCAGCTGATCGCCTCCTCGGCGGCGACGCCGCTGCCGGCGGCGTGGATCGACCACCCGGCCCAGCGCTCCCAGCTCACGGTCGTCCACGAGCTCCGCGAGGACGGTCGCGTGATCGCGTACGCGATCTGCGACGCGCGGCCGCCGCCGCTGCGGCGCCTGCTCACCGGCCTGGCGGTCCTGCTCGCCGCGCTGGTGCTGCTGGTGGTCGTGATCGTCCGCCACGTCGGCGGGCCGATGCAGCGCATCGCCGGCGCCGCGCGTCGGTTCGGCCGCGGCGACCTGACCGCCCGGGCCGGGCTCGAGCGCAAGGACGAGCTGGGCGAGGTCGGGCGCGCCTTCGACGAGATGGCCGATCGCGTGACCCTGCTGATGACGACCCAGCGCGAGCTGATGGCCAACGTCTCCCACGAGCTGCAGACCCCGCTGGCCCGCATCCAGGTCGCCGTCGACCTGATGACCGACGGCATCGACCACCAGGCCAAGGAGCTCTTGCCCGAGGTCGCCACCGATCTCGGCGAGGTCGAGCGGCTGATCGAGGACATGATGACGCTGGCCCGGTTCGACCTGGCCCACGCCGAGGGCCTGGCCGCCGGCGCGCCGCTGCGGTGCGAGGACACGGCGGTCGGGGCGCTGATCGAGCGCGCGGCCGCGCGGTTCCGGGCCACCCACCCCGAGCGCACGCTCGTGGTCACCGCGACCGCGCCGCTGCCGAGCCTGTGGCTCGATCCGGTGCTGGTGCTGCGCGTGCTCGACAACCTGCTCGAGAACGCCCGCAAGTACTCCGAGGCCGACACGCCGATCGTGCTGACCGCGCGCCCGTCCGACGACGGCGTCGAGCTGACGCTCACCGATCGCGGCATCGGCATCGACGCCGCCGATCTGCCCCAGGTGTTCACGCCGTTCTTCCGCACCGATCGCAGCCGCAGCCGCGCCACCGGTGGCGTCGGCCTGGGCCTGGGCCTGGCCCGGCGGGTGATCGAGGGCCACGGCGGCGCCATCGCGATCGCCAGCGAGCCCAACGTCGGCACGACCGTCACCTGCACCCTGCCCCGGCGCGCGCCGCCGGCCGCCTGATCCCGGCGCGGCGTCGTGGCAGGCTCGCCGTGCCGATGATGATCCTGGTCAACCTCCGGGGCGTGGCCTTCCTGGCCGCGGGGTGCGCGGCATGGATCGGGCTCCTGGCCCTGGGCGTCGCGGGCCTCACGGCCGCGCTGGCAGGCTGCGCGGTCGCCATCGGGATCGATCTCGCGACCCGGCTCCGGCGCCCCGGGCGCCCGCTCATGCACCACGAGGCCGGCGGCATGATCGGGCTGGTGCCGGTGTGGATGGTCGGCCTGTTGGCGGCGCTGACCGCGACGCTGATCGCCACTGCGCTGCCGGATGACTGGGATCATCCTCGGTCCCGGCCCGACGTCGCGTCACCGCGCTGACGACGAGCGTCGCGCGTCCTCGTCCTGCCGTCCGAGCGGCACGCCCGCTACTTGAGCGCGGCGTCGAGCTTGGCCGTGAGGTCGGCCTCGCTCATCGGCCCGGCGTGCTTGGTCAGCAGCTTGCCGTGGCGATCGTAGATGAACGTCGTCGGCAGCGCCCGCGGGTAGGCGTAGGCCTCGAGCACCGGGCGGTCGGCGTGGATGACGGGGTAGGTCATCTCGTAGTCGCTCATGAAGTTGAGCAGCCCGGCGTCGTCGACCTGGTTGTCGTAGAGCACGCCGAGGAACTCGACGCCCTTGTCCTTGTAGGCCAGGTAGGTGCGTTTGAAGGCAGGGATCTCCTTCTTGCACGGGCCGCACCACGTCGCCCAGAAGTTCACGACCACGACCTTGTCGCTCAAGGCCTGGTGCTTGAGCGGGTGCTGGTTGATGTCGGTGTAGTCGACCGACGGCAGGCACTCGTCCGCGGTCGAGCACGACGCCTCGGCGGTGTTGCTCCGGCACGCGCTGGCCGCGAGCACGGCGGTGACGGCCGCAGCCAGGACGAGCAGGAGGGAGCGAGGACGGATCATGAGAACCTCACGAGCGAGGGCGCCAGGTCGGGCGGGACAGTGTAGCCGAGAAGCTCGAGGCAGGTCGCGGTGACGCTGGCGATGCCGGCCTCGGCCGCCCGCGCGGGATCGAGCTGGTAGCGGTCGCCGGCCCGGGGATCGTGGATCGCGAGCGGCACCGGCGCCAGGGTGTGGCTGGTCTTGGCGATCGGCACGCCGGTGTCGCGGTCGCGCACGATCACGCCGCCCTTGCCGCGCTGGAACATCTCGTCGGCGTTGCCGTGGTCGGCCGTGACCACCAGGACGCCGCCGAGCTGCTCGACCGCGCGCGTCAGCCGGGCCAGCTGCAGGTCGACGGCCTCGACCGCCATGACCGTCGCGTCGAAGTTGCCGGTGTGGCCGACCATGTCGCCGTTGGCGTAGTTGACGCGGGCGAAGCGGTGCCGGCCGGTGGCCAGCTCGGCGATCAGCCGATCGGTGACCTCGGCGGCCTTCATCCACGGCCGCTGCTCGAACGGCACCTGGTCCGACGGGATCTCGACGTAGGTCTCGGTCGCCTCGTCGAACATGCCGCTCTTGTTGCCGTTCCAGAAGTAGGTGACGTGGCCGTACTTCTGGGTCTCGCTGATGGCCAGCTGGGTGACGCCG
The genomic region above belongs to Myxococcales bacterium and contains:
- a CDS encoding TolC family protein, which gives rise to MSDLRRPLVAVALIAALAVPRAAAAEPMTLADAFALALANQPNLAGARARIAAATVDVDLVDLEVRPTVSASASYDVGARGGVALTEPAQGLAASVTGAWRIWDFGQRAARRAAAVAGVDVERVALTQVERALLQQVEVAYAQVLGTRAQAEVQRATLEAEARHLTEAEQYLGAGARTEIDVAQARARLATARVAQLRADNAAALAAAGLARAIGAPLPPAATFPTTWPAALAGEDVDLDALVREAARTDPDLAGVAAQRTATARARAATAVSTRPTLSATASVGVDALGTYGLPPDDRRVAGRWGVGVALSWQLYDGGARAARLRAADANLRGLDARRAGRLVELRYQVDAARLDLGAAKGQRLATVDSVAAASDQLRLAEARFVAGLGTSAELADAQDAVTRARGDAVAAEYQLALARATLRHLLGRIETNPAPSESNDR
- a CDS encoding ABC transporter permease, giving the protein MVGSTVVMAVREVRRNAMRSILTGLGIVIGVAAVILMVTIGDSATRKVTADIGKLGTNLLIVMPGSERRGPVAASAPALTLADATAISREVTAVGAVAPAVSRMALVVYGNTNHNTTVTGSSNAYFAVRSHAVARGRAFSDAELQGGALTCVIGDTVRRELFRHQDPLGATMRVDRLACTVIGVLEAKGSGTFGGDQDDLIVMPLATLQRRLIGSTDLSVIFVSAIDAKATTRAKGQIEALLRQRRRIPDGKADDFAVQDMKEIVATLGSVTGILTALLAAIAAVSLLVGGIGIMNIMLVSVTERTREIGIRLSIGALGREVLFQFLVEAVVLSTLGGLIGLVLGLVGSYLVCGALGMPFAVVPWVVGLAVTFSVAVGIGFGYFPARRAAALDPIEALRHE
- a CDS encoding ABC transporter ATP-binding protein gives rise to the protein MTATAAIVTAVRADVVLVPNAALRFTPPGAATPALGGRHRPGLAGGGARRRRRARGADRGGRHARRQRRRQHRDHRRRAHGRGRDPGRSRGGAVTQLCSLVDVERRYGTGDAEVRALAGANLTIDQGEFVAVMGPSGSGKSTCLNVLGGLDRPTGGHYYFRDVDVGGLDRDQLARFRRHYLGFVFQGYNLLARTSALENVELPLVYRGLGRRARRAQARAALAEVGLADRERHSPSELSGGQQQRAAIARAIVTKPALLLADEPTGNLDTVRKDEIMQLLVGLNRDRGITIVMVTHEPEMAVFADRVIHFRDGVVERDQRRAA
- a CDS encoding response regulator transcription factor, with translation MLPAEPRIEVLLVEDDERLAKLTSRYLEGTGFVVHWVTSGLRALEDTARHSYDVILLDLMLPGRDGIDVCRELRTRLDVPIIMVTARREEADRVLGFDAGADDYVTKPFSSRELVSRIRAVVRRARGEVGPGTKLIRAGAITLDPASLRVTVEDREVHVTGYEFALLRALAERAGRVLSREQLLDLARGGAEEAFDRSIDVQISKLRQKLGDDARAPRFLKTVRGAGYMLVQGPES
- a CDS encoding HAMP domain-containing histidine kinase, which gives rise to MTMRTGRLRLTVYLGAMVIVFVIGGLFASFQIVDSLPTAELRAMTRLASERIVAHRDDPARLRADLDELGQTRLEITLYDADRQLIASSAATPLPAAWIDHPAQRSQLTVVHELREDGRVIAYAICDARPPPLRRLLTGLAVLLAALVLLVVVIVRHVGGPMQRIAGAARRFGRGDLTARAGLERKDELGEVGRAFDEMADRVTLLMTTQRELMANVSHELQTPLARIQVAVDLMTDGIDHQAKELLPEVATDLGEVERLIEDMMTLARFDLAHAEGLAAGAPLRCEDTAVGALIERAAARFRATHPERTLVVTATAPLPSLWLDPVLVLRVLDNLLENARKYSEADTPIVLTARPSDDGVELTLTDRGIGIDAADLPQVFTPFFRTDRSRSRATGGVGLGLGLARRVIEGHGGAIAIASEPNVGTTVTCTLPRRAPPAA
- a CDS encoding TlpA family protein disulfide reductase codes for the protein MIRPRSLLLVLAAAVTAVLAASACRSNTAEASCSTADECLPSVDYTDINQHPLKHQALSDKVVVVNFWATWCGPCKKEIPAFKRTYLAYKDKGVEFLGVLYDNQVDDAGLLNFMSDYEMTYPVIHADRPVLEAYAYPRALPTTFIYDRHGKLLTKHAGPMSEADLTAKLDAALK